The genomic DNA AGAATTGGCAATGAACTTGTAATACCTGAAAATGCACTCAATAAATCCATGAATATAAAATTGTCAGATTGAATCCATGGCTCCCTTTGAAGAATAATAGTTATGGCAAGAACCATTACTTTCATTTTGTGCCAATAAAGAACGGATCTATATCTCAGCCTTTCTGGGAAAGGCTAGCATTTCCTTTTAGCTCGGGTTTTACGTGAAAAGGATAATTGAACAAGATCTTAAATATGGCTGTATAATTTTATACTTGTGAGTTCATTTTATTTGCTTCTTTGAGTTGACTATAGAGCTATATCTTCTATGGGTGGGACcgattatgtattaattttgtGCTTATTCAATAAGCTCCCGAAGTTGATATTTCCagcattctttcttctttttcttcatgttCTGAAATCTGATATATGTATACAGAGGCCGTGCCGAAGAAAATTCTGGAGTTGATGAATGTTCCTGGTCTAACTAGGGAAAATGTTGCCAGCCATCTTCAGGTATTGTTATCATTTTCTAATGAATAAAGCTAATTTGTCCTTTTCTACAAAATCTTATTTCTCCTGTTTAATTAAAGCATGATTGGCCTTAAATAATCTCACTTTCTATGACTTGCATGCGACTGTTGTTTATTTGAACATGTTTTCCCCACCTTCTGCCAAGGATCACTGAGGCCTTGTGATGACTATTTCGTACAGAAATATCGCCTATACCTTAGAAGGGTAAGTGGAGTAGCACAGCACCAGAGTGGACTCAATAGCTCTTTTTTGGCGCCCCAAGAAGCAGCTTTTGGTTCAATATCTTCACTTAACGGGATTGATCTTCAAGCTCTCGCTGCAGCTGGTCAACTCCCGGCACAGAGCCTTGCGACACTCCAAGCAGCAGGGCTAGGTAGGTCCACTGCCAAGTCCGGCATATCCTTGCCCCTTATTGATCAAAGGAACCTCTTCAGTTTTGAAGCTCCAAAGGTAAGATTTGGAGAGGGCCAGCAGCCGCATCTGGGAAATAATAATAAGCCGATTAATTTACTCCACGGGATCCCAACTACCATGGAGCCGAATCAACTTGCCAATTTGCACCAGTCGGCACAGTCCTTCCGGGGCATGAATAAGCAAGTTAGTACCCACGGAAGCCAGAGTAGCTCTTTGCTGGTGCCAATGGCTCAGCCCCACTCAAGACCCCAGCTATTGAATGACACTAATGGCAATAATCTTTCGCGGGTTCCATCGGCCATGGTACAGCCTACTCTGTCTAGTGGGATCCCAAGTGGGGTTTTGGCAAGAAATGGATTGATTGACAATGCCAGAGGAGCTTTATACAGTTCAGCTTCTCAAGCCCCTTCAATGGTAGATTTCACAATAAACCAAAATACAGACTTGCCGGGGAATAGTTTTCCGCTTGTGAATAATTCTGGTATGTCTGCTATCACATCGAAAGGGATGCTCCAAGAAGACATTAGCAACGAAATGAAAGGATCAAGAGGATTTGCTCCTGGTTATGATATTTTCAGCGAGCTGAACCAACCCAAGTCCCAAGATTGGGAGTTCCAGAGTGTTGGCTTGACTTTTGACGCTTCCCAACCCGGGAACATACAAGGCGGCCTGAATGTCGCCCCATCAGTTATGGTCCACCAGGGGTTCCCTTCTAGCCAGAACAGCTTACCCAACAGAAGTTCTTCTATTGGCAAAGTAATGTTCTCATCTGGCGAAGATATTGGGCACGTGAATCCCCCAAACATCGGTCAACAACTCGATACACTTCTTGCTGACAATGCATCGAGGGTTAAGGCTGAAAGAGCGGAAGCAAGCGGCCAGAATACACTATTTTCTGAACCGTTTGGTCAGGAGGACCTCATTGCACTGTTCAAGCAGGTTAGTTTTCTAGCAAATAGTTTTACTATGATCTGCACTTTGATGCTTGCATATAGTTTGCTAATGCCAAATCTCTACTGTCATCTAGCCGCAAGAAGTCATTGGATCGGGTCCAAACGAGTTTGGATTTGACGGTTATCATTTGGATAATCTTCCCGTGtagcggaggaggaggaggggggggggggggggggggggggggtgtgccGGAAGATCCGGTTCCTTACCTGGTTGCAGTTTCTGGCGTAGATAGTTGCGGCGACAGCTGAATTTGATTAACTTGTCTAATTTATGCAACCAAATGCCGAAATATAGCTTGCTGCCAACATCTTTGACTTGGCTGCATCTGCTGGTTGTGAATAGTTTGGGATGGATTGCTGCTGAAATTTGGCGTGCAGGGACGGGGGAGAATGTTGTTATCAACCGACGAACGTGGAATGGAAGGTGGTGTAGGTAGCCGCGCGGTATGCAAAGGCGTACGCGCGAATTTTTGACTGCTTTTGTAGATGATGATGAATCTATATAGCAAGAACTGGGATCTGATCGCGATTACAAAGCTTCTCTCGGTTTGTGGGATTTGGGAAGCAGGTTGGTTGGTTGGGAGAAATCTGCAGAGTTTTGTAGGAGCTTTGTAACTCTTAATAACAAGAATTGTTTCTGTTTAATTAATTGGGACACCAGTAGTCAAAAAAGTGTATGGATTATGTGTACAGATTTGAttggatttgattttatttgattgCTCAAGACACAACCAAGTCGTCTTGTTGTTAATTACCTCCAtctaaaaagatttaaattCTCTGTAAGTTTCGctttttgctcattttttttattcattccTCTCTCCTGCCTGCATCTGCATGCCATCATCTTCTTTTATTCACTCGAATTATTCCATTTTACTTATGATACCTACCTGACCTCTTCTTAATCAAGCAATCGAGTTTCTGGAGGCCCATACACACGATAGCCCAGCTTGTGCGGGCTTGGGCTTGTCAACCGCCCTTGATAGCAAAACCAAGAGTgtccaaatatcatttttgatatatacatacatacatacatacatatataacgACATTTATAAGTGCAAATCTTAGCCAAACAGGTGGCATTAGAGTGAGCGTACTAGATGTTTGATGCTTTCATGTGGTTGGTGTTACATTAATTACTGATTGGCGATTGCTGCTGTCTATGTCCAAGTGAACATATCATCAATCCCACCTCAAAAGCAACCATCATAAAATGCTTTCTATTAACTCaactattattatatacaaaaatatttttacaattttttttagatattatgaaaaattaataatatttgaagTGTAAATTGGAGTAATTTATAGCAAATATATTCAAAGATGAATCTGATCTAAATGAAAAGAGGAAGGTAAAAATATAGGACAAACTCCTATTTCTCAACCAATAAAGTCGACATTCTCTATCGGTGGCCACTCAAACCAACCGATCACCTACGAAACCACCATTGTCAATCGGTGACACAGAAAGTGGGAGAAGTTGTTTCCTCCACAACCCCTTCTCCGATGGCGAGCCATTGCGCCACCATTCTTCTTCCAATATCG from Diospyros lotus cultivar Yz01 chromosome 4, ASM1463336v1, whole genome shotgun sequence includes the following:
- the LOC127800603 gene encoding two-component response regulator ARR2-like — protein: MNPGGQGAKLMAMPSSSVSWKSGDGVSDQFPVGLRVLVVDDDSTCLMILDKMLRNCLYEVTKCNRAEIALSLLRENKNGFDIVISDVHMPDMDGFKLLEQIGLEMDLPVIMMSADESKNVVMKGVTHGACDYLIKPVRIEALKNIWQHVVRKRKNDWKDFEQSGSVEEVDRQQKPSEEADLSSSANEGSWRNTKRRKDEEDEAEEREDTSTLKKPRVVWSVELHQQFVAAVNQLGIDKAVPKKILELMNVPGLTRENVASHLQKYRLYLRRVSGVAQHQSGLNSSFLAPQEAAFGSISSLNGIDLQALAAAGQLPAQSLATLQAAGLGRSTAKSGISLPLIDQRNLFSFEAPKVRFGEGQQPHLGNNNKPINLLHGIPTTMEPNQLANLHQSAQSFRGMNKQVSTHGSQSSSLLVPMAQPHSRPQLLNDTNGNNLSRVPSAMVQPTLSSGIPSGVLARNGLIDNARGALYSSASQAPSMVDFTINQNTDLPGNSFPLVNNSGMSAITSKGMLQEDISNEMKGSRGFAPGYDIFSELNQPKSQDWEFQSVGLTFDASQPGNIQGGLNVAPSVMVHQGFPSSQNSLPNRSSSIGKVMFSSGEDIGHVNPPNIGQQLDTLLADNASRVKAERAEASGQNTLFSEPFGQEDLIALFKQPQEVIGSGPNEFGFDGYHLDNLPV